The following proteins are co-located in the Vigna unguiculata cultivar IT97K-499-35 chromosome 9, ASM411807v1, whole genome shotgun sequence genome:
- the LOC114164447 gene encoding plasma membrane ATPase 4, protein MAGDKGSITLEEIRNETVDLERIPIEEVFEQLKCTREGLSSTEGENRLQIFGPNKLEEKKESKFLKFLGFMWNPLSWVMEAAAIMAIALANGEGKPPDWQDFVGIVCLLLINSTISFIEENNAGNAAAALMAGLAPKTKVLRDGKWSEQEAAILVPGDIISIKLGDIIPADARLLEGDPLMVDQAALTGESLPVTKHPGQEVFSGSTCKQGEIEAVVIATGVHTFFGKAAHLVDSTNQVGHFQKVLTAIGNFCICSIAVGMLAEIIVMYPIQHRKYRDGIDNLLVLLIGGIPIAMPTVLSVTMAIGSHKLSQQGAITKRMTAIEEMAGMDVLCSDKTGTLTLNKLTVDKNLVEVFAKGVDKDHVILLAARAARTENQDAIDAAIVGMLADPKEARAGIREVHFLPFNPVDKRTALTYIDSDGNWHRSSKGAPEQIMSLCNLRDDAKKKVHAIIDKFAERGLRSLAVARQEVPEKSKESAGAPWQFVGLLSLFDPPRHDSAETIRRALNLGVNVKMITGDQLAIAKETGRRLGMGTNMYPSASLLGQDKDASIAALPVEELIEKADGFAGVFPEHKYEIVKKLQERKHICGMTGDGVNDAPALKKADIGIAVADATDAARSASDIVLTEPGLSVIISAVLTSRAIFQRMKNYTIYAVSITIRIVFGFMFIALIWKFDFSPFMVLIIAILNDGTIMTISKDRVKPSPLPDSWKLKEIFATGVVLGGYLALMTVIFFWAMRETTFFPDKFGVRDIHDSPDEMTAALYLQVSIVSQALIFVTRSRSWSFVERPGLLLVSAFVIAQLIATLLAVYANWGFARIKGIGWGWAGVIWLYSIVFYVPLDFMKFAIRYILSGKAWLNLLENKTAFTTKKDYGKEEREAQWALAQRTLHGLQPPEASNIFNEKSSYRELSEIAEQAKRRAEVARLRELHTLKGHVESVVKLKGLDIDTIQQHYTV, encoded by the exons ATGGCTGGGGACAAAGGAAGCATAACTCTGGAAGAGATCAGGAACGAAACTGTTGATCTG GAACGTATTCCGATTGAGGAAGTGTTTGAGCAATTGAAATGTACCAGGGAAGGTTTGTCCTCCACGGAAGGAGAGAACAGGCTTCAAATATTTGGACCCAACAAACTAGAAGAAAAGAAG GAAAGCaagtttctgaaatttcttgGGTTCATGTGGAATCCACTTTCATGGGTCATGGAGGCTGCAGCTATTATGGCAATTGCTCTTGCAAATGGTGAAGGGAAGCCTCCAGATTGGCAAGATTTTGTGGGTATTGTGTGTTTGTTGCTGATCAACTCCACTATCAGTTTCATAGAAGAAAACAATGCTGGAAATGCTGCTGCTGCTCTTATGGCTGGTCTTGCTCCTAAAACAaag GTTCTTAGAGATGGTAAATGGAGTGAGCAAGAAGCTGCAATTCTAGTCCCGGGAGACATAATCAGCATCAAGCTTGGTGACATTATTCCTGCTGATGCTCGTCTTCTTGAGGGTGATCCTCTTATGGTTGATCAAGCAGCACTGACTGGGGAATCACTTCCAGTTACCAAGCATCCAGGGCAAGAAGTGTTCTCTGGATCAACTTGTAAACAAGGAGAAATTGAAGCCGTTGTGATTGCAACTGGTGTGCACACATTCTTTGGAAAGGCAGCACATTTAGTGGATAGCACCAACCAAGTTGGACATTTCCAGAAGGTTCTTACAGCAATTGGGAACTTCTGCATCTGTTCCATTGCTGTTGGTATGCTGGCTGAGATCATTGTGATGTACCCAATTCAGCACCGCAAGTACAGGGATGGAATTGACAACCTTTTGGTGCTCTTGATTGGAGGAATCCCCATTGCTATGCCTACTGTGTTGTCTGTGACAATGGCCATTGGTTCTCACAAGCTCTCTCAGCAAGGTGCCATCACCAAGAGAATGACTGCCATTGAAGAAATGGCAGGCATGGATGTCCTTTGCAGTGACAAGACAGGAACACTCACCCTCAACAAACTCACTGTTGACAAGAACTTAGTTGAGGTCTTTGCCAAGGGTGTCGACAAGGATCATGTCATCCTTCTTGCTGCCAGGGCAGCCAGGACAGAAAACCAGGATGCCATAGATGCTGCCATTGTTGGAATGCTGGCTGATCCTAAAGAG GCAAGGGCTGGGATAAGAGAGGTGCACTTTCTACCATTCAATCCTGTTGACAAGAGAACTGCTTTGACTTACATTGATTCTGATGGAAATTGGCACAGATCAAGCAAAGGTGCACCTGAGCAG ATTATGTCCCTGTGTAACCTCAGGGATGATGCTAAGAAGAAGGTGCATGCTATCATTGACAAGTTTGCAGAAAGAGGGCTTCGTTCACTTGCTGTTGCTAGACAG GAAGTTCCTGAGAAATCAAAAGAAAGTGCTGGTGCTCCATGGCAGTTTGTTGGTTTGTTGTCACTGTTTGATCCCCCAAGACATGACAGTGCCGAAACCATTCGCCGAGCTCTCAACCTTGGTGTCAATGTTAAGATGATTACTG GTGATCAACTTGCCATAGCTAAGGAAACAGGAAGGAGACTTGGAATGGGAACAAACATGTATCCATCTGCTTCATTGCTTGGTCAAGACAAAGATGCAAGTATTGCCGCACTCCCTGTAGAAGAGCTGATTGAGAAGGCAGATGGATTTGCTGGTGTTTTTCCAG AGCACAAATATGAAATCGTGAAGAAGTTGCAAGAGAGGAAGCACATCTGTGGAATGACTGGAGATGGTGTCAATGACGCTCCTGCATTGAAGAAGGCTGATATTGGAATTGCTGTTGCCGATGCTACTGATGCTGCAAGAAGTGCTTCTGACATTGTCTTGACTGAACCCGGATTGAGTGTTATTATAAGCGCAGTCTTAACTAGCAGAGCTATTTTCCAAAGAATGAAGAACTATACG ATATATGCAGTATCTATCACAATCCGTATAGTG TTTGGCTTCATGTTCATTGCACTGATCTGGAAATTCGACTTCTCCCCTTTTATGGTTTTGATTATTGCCATCCTGAATGATG GAACAATCATGACAATTTCAAAGGACAGGGTTAAGCCATCTCCCCTACCTGATAGCTGGAAACTGAAAGAAATATTTGCTACTGGGGTTGTGCTTGGAGGTTACTTGGCACTGATGACTGTTATATTCTTCTGGGCAATGAGAGAGACTACTTTCTTCCCT GATAAATTTGGAGTTAGAGATATTCATGACAGTCCAGATGAAATGACCGCTGCTTTGTATCTACAAGTCAGTATAGTTAGCCAGGCTTTGATATTTGTAACCCGTTCACGCAGCTGGTCCTTTGTTGAACGCCCTGGATTGTTGCTAGTGAGTGCTTTCGTTATTGCTCAGCTG ATTGCTACATTATTAGCAGTTTATGCAAACTGGGGCTTTGCAAGGATCAAAGGAATTGGGTGGGGTTGGGCAGGAGTTATATGGCTCTACAGCATTGTCTTCTATGTCCCCCTTGACTTCATGAAGTTCGCCATCCGCTACATCTTGAGTGGCAAAGCTTGGTTGAATCTCCTAGAGAACAAG ACTGCATTCACCACCAAGAAAGACTATGGTAAAGAGGAGAGGGAAGCTCAATGGGCTCTTGCTCAGAGGACCCTTCATGGACTGCAACCACCAGAAGCTTCTAACATCTTCAATGAGAAGAGCAGTTACAGAGAACTTTCTGAGATTGCTGAGCAAGCCAAGAGAAGAGCTGAAGTTGCAAG GCTTCGTGAGCTTCACACACTAAAGGGACATGTTGAGTCTGTGGTGAAGCTGAAAGGTTTGGACATTGACACAATCCAGCAGCATTACACAGTGTAA
- the LOC114163401 gene encoding disease resistance-like protein DSC1 isoform X1: MLYFFVSCSFLCVFLFIFSRLFPKLNGVEKKPISNNNSPKIKYDVFVSFRGEDIRDGFLSHLTEAFDVKKINAFVDDKLEKGEELWPSLVAAIGGSSISLIIFSPEYASSRWCLKELVTILECKEKYGHTVIPVFYHVTPTDVRHQSSQGYKEAFSEHARKRKSEVQLWRRVFEKSADLSGIESSKFRNDADMLKAIIDLVLMRLRKSVVISKGLVGIDKRIADVESLIHRDVESEKARLIGLWGMGGIGKTTLAEEVFNKLRSKYEGCYFLANEREQSSRKGKVSLKEEIFSALLGDVKIDTPNSLPEDIVRRIRQMKVLIILDDVNDSDHITELLGAVDNFGSGSSIIVTTRDEQVLKASKADEIYHLRELTSDEALELFNLNAFNQSDHQREYDELSKRIVHYAKGLPLILKVLAHRLHGKNEEVWESEIDKLKMVPPTKVYDVIKLSYDDLDRKEKQIFLDLACFVCRSRLKITIDCLKYLLKDGERDNSVVVALERLKDKALITFSKDNLLCMHDSIQEMAWEIVRQESTENPVNRSRLWDPDDTYEALENDKVSEAIRSIQIDLKALKEQKLMPHIFAKMCRLRFMEIHGYDNYNCYSQLVAEEELQFLATELRFLYWDFYPLKSLPDKFSGEKLVILILGSGRMEKLWDGVKNLVNLKELDLRNSLRLKELPDLSKATNIEVLCLRECISLTSLHPSVFSLPNLETLNLCGCMRLTIPATDIHLRSFSYLDLDGCCNLMEFTLTSDNMKELNLELTSMKALRSSFGHQRKLEFLCLGGSHIERLPSSFVNLIQLLHLDITFCGKLLEIPELPLSLQTLYAGGCESLKTVFFHSTAVEQIKENRKQVLFDNCMNLDERSLEAIGLNARINIMKFANQHLSAPRQDDFQNYNNHYDSFQAFYAYPGSSVPEWLEYKTKIFCNYRSLFCSTFPCIWLHILLRTPRRS, translated from the exons ATGTTGTATTTCTTTGTCTCTTGTTCATTTCTCTGTGtgttccttttcattttctctaGGTTATTTCCAAAACTGAATGGTGTAGAGAAAAAACCCATCTCAAACAACAACTCACCTAAAATAAAGTATGATGTTTTTGTTAGCTTCAGGGGTGAAGATATCCGCGATGGGTTCCTTAGCCATCTGACTGAGGCTTTTGACGTGAAGAAAATAAATGCCTTTGTAGATGATAAGCTTGAAAAGGGGGAAGAACTATGGCCGTCACTTGTTGCTGCAATTGGAGGATCATCCATTTCTTTGATCATATTCTCACCAGAATATGCTTCTTCTCGTTGGTGTTTGAAAGAACTTGTGACCATACTTGAATGCAAAGAGAAATATGGACATACCGTCATCCCTGTTTTCTACCATGTAACACCTACAGATGTACGGCATCAATCATCTCAAGGTTACAAAGAAGCATTCTCCGAGCATGCAAGAAAACGTAAGAGTGAGGTTCAACTCTGGAGACGTGTCTTCGAAAAGTCTGCTGATTTATCTGGAATTGAGTCATCAAAATTTCG AAATGATGCTGACATGCTAAAAGCAATAATAGATCTTGTGCTGATGAGGTTGAGGAAATCCGTGGTTATCTCAAAAGGGCTCGTTGGAATCGATAAAAGAATTGCAGATGTAGAATCATTGATACACAGAGATGTAGAGTCTGAAAAAGCCCGTCTTATTGGACTTTGGGGTATGGGTGGTATAGGCAAGACAACCCTTGCAGAAGAAGTATTCAACAAACTACGGTCTAAATATGAAGGTTGTTATTTTTTGGCCAATGAAAGAGAACAGTCAAGTAGAAAAGGAAAAGTTTCTTTGAAGGAAGAAATTTTTTCTGCTCTGTTAGGAGATGTGAAAATTGACACACCCAATTCACTGCCAGAAGATATTGTTAGGAGAATTCGTCAAATGAAGGTTCTCATTATTCTTGATGATGTGAATGACTCAGATCACATAACAGAACTTTTGGGAGCTGTTGACAATTTTGGATCAGGCAGTAGCATAATTGTAACAACCAGAGATGAGCAAGTGCTTAAAGCTAGCAAAGCTGATGAGATATATCATCTTAGAGAATTGACTTCAGATGAAGCTCTTGAACTTTTCAATTTGAATGCCTTTAACCAAAGTGATCATCAAAGGGAGTACGATGAACTCTCAAAAAGGATTGTACATTATGCCAAAGGTCTTCCACTAATTCTGAAAGTTTTGGCTCATCGACTACATGGTAAGAATGAGGAAGTATGGGAAAGTGAGATAGACAAGCTTAAAATGGTTCCTCCTACAAAAGTTTATGATGTTATAAAGCTGAGTTATGACGATTTAGATCGCAAAGAGAAACAGATTTTTCTTGATCTTGCATGTTTTGTTTGCAGATCGCGTTTGAAGATAACTATTGACTGTCTAAAATATTTACTGAAAGATGGTGAAAGAGACAACTCAGTGGTTGTTGCACTAGAAAGGCTTAAAGATAAAGCTCTTATAACATTTTCCAAAGATAATTTGTTATGTATGCATGACAGTATACAAGAAATGGCTTGGGAGATTGTTCGTCAAGAGTCTACTGAGAACCCTGTAAACCGCAGCCGCTTGTGGGATCCTGATGACACATATGAAGCTTTGGAAAATGACAAG GTTAGTGAGGCCATTAGAAGCATACAAATTGACTTGAAAGCACTTAAGGAACAAAAGTTAATGCCTCACATATTTGCTAAGATGTGCAGACTAAGATTCATGGAAATACATGGGTACGATAACTATAATTGCTACAGTCAACTTGTTGCTGAAGAAGAGCTTCAATTTTTGGCGACTGAACTAAGATTTCTTTATTGGGATTTTTACCCTCTAAAATCCTTGCCAGACAAATTTTCTGGGGAAAAGCTTGTGATATTGATATTGGGATCGGGTCGAATGGAAAAACTTTGGGATGGAGTGAAG AATCTGGTGAATTTAAAAGAACTTGACCTCAGAAACTCATTGAGATTGAAAGAGCTGCCGGATTTATCAAAAGCCACAAATATTGAAGTTCTGTGCCTCAGGGAGTGTATTAGTTTAACCAGTTTGCACCCATCTGTTTTCTCTTTGCCTAACCTTGAGACTTTGAACCTTTGTGGGTGCATGCGCCTTACTATACCCGCAACCGATATCCATTTACGCAGTTTTAGTTATCTCGACCTTGATGGGTGTTGTAATCTTATGGAGTTCACACTGACATCAGATAATATGAAAGAACTGAACTTAGAACTCACGAGTATGAAAGCACTTCGCTCATCATTTGGGCATCAACGCAAGCTTGAATTCCTATGTCTTGGTGGAAGTCATATTGAGAGGTTACCTTCATCCTTCGTCAACCTTATACAACTGCTACATCTGGACATAACCTTTTGCGGGAAGCTTTTAGAAATACCAGAGCTTCCTCTTTCCCTGCAAACTCTATATGCAGGAGGCTGCGAATCATTGAAGACTGTATTCTTCCATTCAACGGCAGTTGAACAAATAAAGGAAAACAGGAAGCAGGTTTTGTTCGACAATTGCATGAACTTGGATGAACGTTCTCTGGAGGCTATCGGGTTGAATGCACGAATCAACATCATGAAATTTGCAAACCAACACCTATCTGCGCCAAGGCAAgatgattttcaaaattacaaCAACCACTATGATTCTTTTCAAGCCTTTTACGCATATCCAGGAAGCAGTGTTCCAGAATGGTTGGAATACAAGACAAAAATATTCTGTAATTATAGATCTCTCTTCTGCTCCACCTTCCCCTGTATATGGCTTCATATTTTGCTTCGTACTCCTCGGAGAAGTTGA
- the LOC114163401 gene encoding TMV resistance protein N-like isoform X2, with protein sequence MLYFFVSCSFLCVFLFIFSRLFPKLNGVEKKPISNNNSPKIKYDVFVSFRGEDIRDGFLSHLTEAFDVKKINAFVDDKLEKGEELWPSLVAAIGGSSISLIIFSPEYASSRWCLKELVTILECKEKYGHTVIPVFYHVTPTDVRHQSSQGYKEAFSEHARKRKSEVQLWRRVFEKSADLSGIESSKFRNDADMLKAIIDLVLMRLRKSVVISKGLVGIDKRIADVESLIHRDVESEKARLIGLWGMGGIGKTTLAEEVFNKLRSKYEGCYFLANEREQSSRKGKVSLKEEIFSALLGDVKIDTPNSLPEDIVRRIRQMKVLIILDDVNDSDHITELLGAVDNFGSGSSIIVTTRDEQVLKASKADEIYHLRELTSDEALELFNLNAFNQSDHQREYDELSKRIVHYAKGLPLILKVLAHRLHGKNEEVWESEIDKLKMVPPTKVYDVIKLSYDDLDRKEKQIFLDLACFVCRSRLKITIDCLKYLLKDGERDNSVVVALERLKDKALITFSKDNLLCMHDSIQEMAWEIVRQESTENPVNRSRLWDPDDTYEALENDKVSEAIRSIQIDLKALKEQKLMPHIFAKMCRLRFMEIHGQIFWGKACDIDIGIGSNGKTLGWSEESGEFKRT encoded by the exons ATGTTGTATTTCTTTGTCTCTTGTTCATTTCTCTGTGtgttccttttcattttctctaGGTTATTTCCAAAACTGAATGGTGTAGAGAAAAAACCCATCTCAAACAACAACTCACCTAAAATAAAGTATGATGTTTTTGTTAGCTTCAGGGGTGAAGATATCCGCGATGGGTTCCTTAGCCATCTGACTGAGGCTTTTGACGTGAAGAAAATAAATGCCTTTGTAGATGATAAGCTTGAAAAGGGGGAAGAACTATGGCCGTCACTTGTTGCTGCAATTGGAGGATCATCCATTTCTTTGATCATATTCTCACCAGAATATGCTTCTTCTCGTTGGTGTTTGAAAGAACTTGTGACCATACTTGAATGCAAAGAGAAATATGGACATACCGTCATCCCTGTTTTCTACCATGTAACACCTACAGATGTACGGCATCAATCATCTCAAGGTTACAAAGAAGCATTCTCCGAGCATGCAAGAAAACGTAAGAGTGAGGTTCAACTCTGGAGACGTGTCTTCGAAAAGTCTGCTGATTTATCTGGAATTGAGTCATCAAAATTTCG AAATGATGCTGACATGCTAAAAGCAATAATAGATCTTGTGCTGATGAGGTTGAGGAAATCCGTGGTTATCTCAAAAGGGCTCGTTGGAATCGATAAAAGAATTGCAGATGTAGAATCATTGATACACAGAGATGTAGAGTCTGAAAAAGCCCGTCTTATTGGACTTTGGGGTATGGGTGGTATAGGCAAGACAACCCTTGCAGAAGAAGTATTCAACAAACTACGGTCTAAATATGAAGGTTGTTATTTTTTGGCCAATGAAAGAGAACAGTCAAGTAGAAAAGGAAAAGTTTCTTTGAAGGAAGAAATTTTTTCTGCTCTGTTAGGAGATGTGAAAATTGACACACCCAATTCACTGCCAGAAGATATTGTTAGGAGAATTCGTCAAATGAAGGTTCTCATTATTCTTGATGATGTGAATGACTCAGATCACATAACAGAACTTTTGGGAGCTGTTGACAATTTTGGATCAGGCAGTAGCATAATTGTAACAACCAGAGATGAGCAAGTGCTTAAAGCTAGCAAAGCTGATGAGATATATCATCTTAGAGAATTGACTTCAGATGAAGCTCTTGAACTTTTCAATTTGAATGCCTTTAACCAAAGTGATCATCAAAGGGAGTACGATGAACTCTCAAAAAGGATTGTACATTATGCCAAAGGTCTTCCACTAATTCTGAAAGTTTTGGCTCATCGACTACATGGTAAGAATGAGGAAGTATGGGAAAGTGAGATAGACAAGCTTAAAATGGTTCCTCCTACAAAAGTTTATGATGTTATAAAGCTGAGTTATGACGATTTAGATCGCAAAGAGAAACAGATTTTTCTTGATCTTGCATGTTTTGTTTGCAGATCGCGTTTGAAGATAACTATTGACTGTCTAAAATATTTACTGAAAGATGGTGAAAGAGACAACTCAGTGGTTGTTGCACTAGAAAGGCTTAAAGATAAAGCTCTTATAACATTTTCCAAAGATAATTTGTTATGTATGCATGACAGTATACAAGAAATGGCTTGGGAGATTGTTCGTCAAGAGTCTACTGAGAACCCTGTAAACCGCAGCCGCTTGTGGGATCCTGATGACACATATGAAGCTTTGGAAAATGACAAG GTTAGTGAGGCCATTAGAAGCATACAAATTGACTTGAAAGCACTTAAGGAACAAAAGTTAATGCCTCACATATTTGCTAAGATGTGCAGACTAAGATTCATGGAAATACATGG ACAAATTTTCTGGGGAAAAGCTTGTGATATTGATATTGGGATCGGGTCGAATGGAAAAACTTTGGGATGGAGTGAAG AATCTGGTGAATTTAAAAGAACTTGA